A genomic region of Bernardetia sp. ABR2-2B contains the following coding sequences:
- a CDS encoding SDR family oxidoreductase, producing MHILLTGSTGYIGRRLLPILVQSGHSVTCLVRDVRRFDLEDFDEEFMQNVQLVEVDLMDVESLDKLPKDIDAAYYFVHGMSTSYGSFTEVEKDMAINFAEYISTTQAKQIIYLSGISNDDELSAHLQSRKLTESYLKKSGVPVTVLRAAIIIGSGSASFEIIRDLVEKLPVMVAPKWIKTKCQPIAIRDVIYYLEAILLKEDSFNRIFDIGGPNILTYKEMMMQYAEVRNLNRSLFTIPLLTPRLSSYWLYFVTSTSYNLARSLVDSMHHDVVCEHKGINEIVPRELLSYKEALEKAFQKIAQSEVVSSWKDTLSGPIEKNFLDFVQVPTYGCLTDKRRYDFARNPREVIDNIWAIGDKRGWYYGTWLWKLRGFLDKLVGGVGLRRGRRDAKKLKAGDALDFWRVLLADRQNGRLLLYAEMKLPGEAWLEFQIKEKEGKNILIQNATFRPLGLWGRLYWYLVLPLHSFVFPGMAKGIISYQEKTV from the coding sequence ATGCATATTTTATTAACAGGTTCTACAGGTTATATCGGTCGCAGATTACTTCCCATTCTCGTACAGTCTGGGCATTCCGTAACTTGTTTGGTTAGAGATGTTAGGCGTTTTGATTTAGAAGATTTTGATGAGGAGTTTATGCAGAATGTACAGCTTGTAGAGGTTGATTTGATGGATGTAGAAAGTTTGGACAAACTGCCCAAGGATATTGACGCAGCATATTATTTCGTTCATGGAATGTCCACTTCTTATGGTTCTTTTACAGAAGTAGAAAAAGACATGGCTATTAATTTTGCAGAGTATATTTCAACTACACAAGCTAAACAAATCATTTATTTGAGTGGGATTTCTAATGATGATGAATTATCAGCACATCTTCAATCCAGAAAACTTACTGAATCTTATTTAAAAAAATCTGGTGTACCTGTAACTGTTTTGAGAGCAGCTATAATTATTGGCTCTGGCAGTGCTTCTTTTGAAATAATTAGGGATTTGGTAGAGAAATTACCTGTTATGGTCGCTCCTAAATGGATAAAAACTAAATGTCAGCCTATTGCAATACGAGATGTTATTTATTATTTGGAGGCAATTTTACTCAAAGAAGATAGCTTTAATAGAATTTTTGATATTGGAGGACCTAATATTCTGACTTATAAGGAAATGATGATGCAATATGCCGAAGTTAGAAACTTGAATAGAAGTCTGTTTACTATCCCCCTTCTTACGCCTCGTCTTTCTTCTTACTGGCTTTATTTTGTTACTTCTACTTCCTATAATTTAGCTAGAAGTTTGGTTGATAGTATGCACCACGACGTTGTTTGTGAGCATAAAGGTATAAATGAAATTGTTCCACGAGAGCTACTTTCTTACAAAGAAGCATTAGAAAAAGCCTTTCAAAAAATTGCTCAAAGTGAAGTGGTTTCAAGTTGGAAAGATACACTTTCAGGGCCTATTGAGAAAAACTTTTTGGATTTTGTTCAAGTTCCTACTTATGGTTGCCTTACGGATAAAAGAAGGTATGATTTTGCAAGAAATCCTAGAGAAGTAATTGATAATATTTGGGCAATTGGAGATAAGAGAGGGTGGTATTATGGAACGTGGCTTTGGAAACTAAGAGGTTTTTTGGATAAGTTAGTGGGTGGAGTAGGCTTGAGGCGTGGTAGAAGAGATGCCAAAAAACTCAAAGCAGGTGATGCACTTGATTTTTGGAGAGTTTTGTTGGCAGACCGTCAGAATGGAAGGTTACTTTTGTATGCTGAAATGAAACTCCCTGGTGAAGCTTGGTTGGAGTTTCAAATTAAGGAAAAAGAAGGAAAGAATATATTAATCCAAAATGCTACTTTTCGTCCTTTAGGGCTTTGGGGACGATTATATTGGTATTTGGTATTGCCTCTTCATAGTTTTGTCTTCCCTGGAATGGCTAAGGGAATTATTTCATACCAAGAAAAAACAGTTTAA